The following is a genomic window from Vitis vinifera cultivar Pinot Noir 40024 chromosome 6, ASM3070453v1.
TGAAGATACACGTAAAACATCAGAAGTTATAACTTATATTCATACGATTCCATATTGAAAAAGAGGGAAGTAAATGCCCTAGTTAAAGTCAAATGGTTCCATTTCACAAATACTCCATATAAATCTTAAGTCAACCAAGCCATTGTCAAAACTACAAAAATGTTTCaactaaaaaatcattttccagcTGAAGCTTCAAGGAACCACCACAGAAAACAAAACACCCAAATGCAAGGATAGTTTGATGAAATAATAAGAGCCAGCTCACAGTCTTCTCCCTCTTCTTCCACCCTTTCTTCGAGTGCTGTCAGTGGGGATTGGGGTAACATCCTCTGAAAGATTAGACACAACAAAACAAGAATCATAAGTACCAATTAGAATCAATACTATTTACATTGGGATACTATTTTGGGCTTCTTTTACAGCCCAAAAAAGAGCATAACACAGAAGCAAGAACAATATTGCTCCTTGCGAAAGGCCTTTTTGATCTTATGCTGAAAGTTGTTCTGCTTAATGAAACACTTTCACAGCACCAAGAGTGATATTTTGAGATCACGACTTCACTTCAACTTCTAACCAGACATAAAACAAGAAGTTATCCCAAACGCACACTCCCACCAACAAccaaaaattaatgaatgaatAACATTAACAACACTCAGAGAGATTAAGATGATAAAACCAGGGATGGATTAGATTGAACCAGTTGCAAGAGGAGCAACACTATAATTACTTTATCCCTATGACAGAATGTGTCTGACTAGTTTGCTCATTAACATGTAGGGCAAACAAATAAATCTCCAAATTACACTTGGATGCAGATAGTGAAAAAAGAGGGAGgagttttaatttaaaaacaataaacaaatgaaagcaCTGCCTGGTAAATGATGACAAATGGTAGAACATGCATTACTAATCAGTTTCTCAAACTGCTGACAAATTCTCAGTCCCAGGATCTTGCcatcaaaagaaattttctacAGTCGAGCAACCACAACTACCATAAAAACAAGAGCACTTTCAAGCACTATCAAATCtagatataataaaatcatgagACTACAACATAGCATGTCAACCATAATGAGTGAGAATGCTGGTCCTCAATTTAAGATGGCCTGGTTATGAAATTATGAATGATTACTTTTCTAGCTAGGCTTTTGGACTAAGACAAACATCAGGCAAAAGCTCCTTGAAGTTTTACCTGTCTAAAATcccaaaattatttatattgtgAGGCCCAATTTCTCATGAATTGGGGTTTGCTACCCAAGTTTGAGTGTGCCTCAAACATTAACCCACTTAATATGCAATACTGAAACCAATTATATTAGGAACTCCTCAAAGTTAAGTGTTCCAAAAAAATGTTGCAAATATAAGAACCCCACCTATGCGACCAATTCTCATTCCAGAACGAGCAAGGGCTCGGAGAGCAGACTGGGCACCAGGACCAGGTGTCTTGGTCTTATTTCCTCCAGTGGCACGGAGCTTGATATGAAGAGCAGTAACGCCAAGTTCCTGATCAGCATTAAGAGTAAAATTTGTCAGATTGGACATCATCTCAACATGAGTTGCTTAGAAATAAAGATTAGGACTATCTAATGACCAAAACTAGGTTTTAAATCAGACAAGATCAGCATTTTTTAAGCACATCCAATCACAGAGATCAGGAAAAGAACCTTGCATCTTTGTGAAACATCTTGGGCCGCAAGCATGGCTGCATATGGTGAAGACTCATCCCTGTCAGCTTTCACCTTCATGCCACCTGTAATTCACAAATGAAAAATACTTACTAACTGTTTAATAATTAGGGGTTTCAATGTATTTTGGAGACTTTTATCTAAACTCGTACTCATCCATCCAACTAAGGGAAAAGCATctaacttaaattaaatcataatgtattaaggaaaaaaataaaaaataaaaataaacgaaAGAAAAGATCATCCATTCACTCCTTATTTCAGAcatccaataaaaataaaataaagtaaaaaggcATCAATTTTGAGACCAATTAAACTGAATTAGTTAGGATCatgcatatttatttttacctaaGTTTGaccaaattcattttcaatcaaGGCCCAGATTAAATTACCTTGGTTACATCAGATCTAGAGAATGTACACAGAGTAGAGGCAGAGCTGCATCTTCATCTAATGATTAAACCTCCCTACCACTCCAAATTAGCCTATGCCTTACAATAATGATCTGCTGTGCAGCCTTAGTTCACATGAAATCCCACCAACAAGAATTGTGGAGCACGGTAATCAACAACAAACTATTCAAAAGCTTGGTATTACTAAGAATAACAGATGAAATGTTTTACAAATAACACATAAAATTACAGAGAAACC
Proteins encoded in this region:
- the LOC100248468 gene encoding small ribosomal subunit protein uS11z, with translation MSRRKVREPKEENVTLGPTVRDGEHVFGVAHIFASFNDTFIHVTDLSGRETLVRITGGMKVKADRDESSPYAAMLAAQDVSQRCKELGVTALHIKLRATGGNKTKTPGPGAQSALRALARSGMRIGRIEDVTPIPTDSTRRKGGRRGRRL